A genomic segment from Acyrthosiphon pisum isolate AL4f chromosome A3, pea_aphid_22Mar2018_4r6ur, whole genome shotgun sequence encodes:
- the LOC100166172 gene encoding uncharacterized protein LOC100166172 codes for MFDDGESRKMADTPTHTLAHARTHSLSHALATRRTRAPDWLNTRHMVNTVVTRIAATAVKTYAAAALPDLFLFLKATTTATMMAGYVLNRPGALLRLLSANANNNGATTTLHDRFNVQVRHLHKKVKRSIPWVPPRSKFEGNAKAIASRGFLRPLKEYDPPLDIKNVIIKIANNTVNQTKESYQLNKNEKIRLLKKCEELVDHKVPNSLLHTMNTLGDVFEFYETPVDTVVPYDALQNRELPPNLHIISNYHRFHPETDLMFDGVTAFPRSSNLVTGLKTKKKYKGFTTLSPYDYKD; via the exons ATGTTCGACGACGGCGAGTCGCGTAAAATGGCGGACACACCAACACACACACTtgcgcacgcacgcacgcactcACTCTCGCACGCACTCGCAACCCGAAGGACCCGCGCACCCGATTGGCTCAACACCCGTCACATGGTTAACACAGTGGTAACCAGAATTGCGGCCACTGCGGTAAAAACATACGCCGCCGCCGCACTACCAGA tttatttttatttttgaaagctACAACGACAGCGACGATGATGGCCGGATATGTTTTAAATCGGCCGGGCGCCTTACTACGTTTGTTATCAGCGAACGCCAACAACAACGGTGCCACCACGACTTTGCATGACCGATTCAATGTTCag GTTAGACATTTAcacaaaaaagttaaaagaagTATACCATGGGTACCTCCACGAAGCAAATTTGAAGGAAATGCAAAAGCCATAGCATCAAGAGG aTTTTTAAGGCCACTTAAAGAATATGATCCTCCATTAGATATCAAGAACGtcataataaaaatagcaaATAATACAGTTAATCAAACCAAAGAGTCATAccaactaaataaaaatgaaaaaatccgTTTGCTAAAAAAATGTGAAGAATTGGTTGACCATAAAGTACCAAATTCGCTTTTACATACTATGAATACtttag gtgatgtatttgaattttatgaGACACCTGTAGACACAGTTGTACCATATGATGCACTTCAGAATCGTGAACTCCCCCCTAATCTCcatataatatcaaactatCATAGGTTCCACCCAGAGACAGATCTAATGTTTGATGGTGTCACTGCATTCCCACGCAGTTCCAACTTGGTTACtggattaaaaacaaaaaagaaatacaAAGGATTTACCACATTGTCTCCTTATGATTATAAAGATTAA